Part of the Scyliorhinus torazame isolate Kashiwa2021f chromosome 8, sScyTor2.1, whole genome shotgun sequence genome, GGCAGCACCTCTGTGCTACCTGAAGGGAAGAAGTCAAGTTTAACAAGAGTGGTATGGGATTGAAGGAGGAGGTGGTGTCTGAAGCACCTTTGATTTTGGAGTCAGGATATTCATGAGCTCTTCACAGATAATGTCAATAAATAATGACATGTATACAGTGACTATCTGAGGTAAATAAGTGTGTAATGCCCAAAATCTAAAACAGATACTCACAGGATTTTTTGAAACTCTAACTTCAATACCAGGAACCAATGAAAACAAGGATTTTATCAATGAGGACTTTCCCACGTTGCTTCTGCCTATAAAACATACCTGGAAGGAAAAATATTGTCCATGTCAAAAATGTCACATTTCTGCAAATTTTGATAGgatacaaggcagcagcgcagaggTTTTAGAACTCATTGTTTCAATCTGCCTACTCAGATATCAATATATCCACCACATGATTACTTTCTTGGTTTTAGTTAAAATTAATTTCATCCCCAATCAACACATGAAGCTATTCCGAAAGTTGATGTTGTTGGTACTAATTCCAACACCAACAGAAATAAGACAAGGATTTGGTGAACCAGCACACCCAGTGAGAGACACAATGAGAAGCAAAATGCTTCTGCTTTCTCCTAGGGTAAATTCCACATCTCTGCTGATGTCTGGACTTGATTATAGCCTCCATCTTTATCTTTTGCTTGCTACTGAGACTGTATTCTTTGCTGGTTGCCGCTATTCCAACACCTGGCCTTCTGTTCCTCCACTAGCAGTTTTCACCCTAAACTGAGCTCGATCTGATTCATTAGTGTTGATTCTGATCATTTATTGGATTTGGCTTCCGAATGATCTCTTTTTCCTGTGCCTACCACGCTGTTGCGCAAAACGTCATCCGTGCCTTTGGTAACCCCATGCTGAAAAACTCAAAAGCTTCCCTTGCTGCAACTCTTGTCGAACTTTGCTACCTGTATCCTATCCTCCTATGCTAAGTTTCCATCACCAGTCACTCTCCATTGGTTTTCGGTCACCCAGAATATTGATTCCAAATCCGTGTCACCTTTAGAAGTTTCGCCCGAGCATTATTTGATCTGTTCATCTCAATCTTCCTCCAACCTTGTTGAAGCTCACACCGTGCAGTTGAGTCTGGCATGTCCACCTTCCCTCTCAGCtaccagctggttacagaacctccAGCAATCACAGCGCTGCACTCCGGAATTATTCTTCAGTCTGCTTTGCATCACATCCTGACATTCttccaatcccagaccagaccccaatatttgctCGGATACCGGTCAGGAACCCCAAGCACTTTTTAAAATttgtaaatttgtaaaactgtgaggaaaggatacacaGCACATATAGGgatatggcatattaaaacaaaTTTAACAACACAACATTAAATTACCTGAAACGacacagaaatatagcttacaattaccattaAACAAAGTTAACAATAAAAGTCCTAACTTCTgccttctttatctccaatcaagaaaAAACCATCACAGATCAAAGCCTACTTTAAAATAAAGTTGGCAAACACAGGATTACTTTCCAGCCGCAGGATAACCAATTCCTTTCGATGACTGCTTGAAGAGAGCAAGCGAGCGAGAGATTATAGAGTGATCCTGCAGGTTAATGCTGAATCTCAGACAGCCTTCTGCAGAAAGGGTTGTTCAGCTCACAAATTTCCAGAGAACTAACTAAACTGCCTGCTAGAAACCTGGTGCacacctggctcctcctattacTACATTATCcttatcccactcaaatcccatgacctaattacttaagtttaaacacaatgggttggattctccgctccaGCTGCTAGGTGCCGGCTTAAAGGGAGCACTCACGGccattttacgatgccaaaatttgtgccgaaccctcaccgattccgggactggtgaggggctagcagccgtgccacgtaaagctgggtccatggccgtgcatgtgcatggcAGCGGCTGCATCGAACAACTTGGTGCCGGCCACGCGCGGAACCGTCTTGCCAAAAACTGCCTCCTATAACTCCCcgcgccaccccccaccagcctctGCCGAAGCCCCCATGCCAGCGGAACggggcacccccaccccacccgcccgactgtggctgcgctgaatactgtccacagccaccacgccagaTTTACAAAAAATGAGAGGACACGTGTCCAATGCTGTCGGAAAGTTGGTCccctcgggggcggagcatcgggggagggcctcaggtgacgtgctGAGGTTGTCCCAAAGTCagagtacgccatttttgagggagaGAGCATCAGAAAAAGGGCGACGCCCCCAATTTcggtgtaaaaatggattctccagccgatcgacaaatgcgatttcagcgttggcaatcggagaatcccgcccaatgggatTAATtttctactccccagaaatcataacaaaaaacCATTAGGCCTTTCCTTGTAAACATAAGCATTGTTTGAAATAACCAATGATCTCACCTTTATGAaatcttaattgcaccttctgcagccagtgtctgtctttcttttaaaccaggattttaaaagaaTATTACTACAGCAGATATATGTATacaccctaacccaggcttttaaaacccctgcaccagatacatataatacaatatatatactaatttcttacattcatcacaacatgAAAAGCCTCCTTTCAAACCCCAAATCTTGCTTGGTGCCTAATTCTTCTTCTGAAACTCTCACCCCCGCAGAGTGTTTCACCATGTTAAAATGTACTATACACATGGACTTTTTTATATTAATGACCACTGACTTGATTTTTGTATTGCAACCATTTTAACAGCTGCTCACTGTAATTACTGCACAATAATTGATTCCAGCCATAATTCTGTGAAAACCTTTTTAAGGAAGATCTTGAACTATCTGCACAGGCAGTCACTTTCCACTCACCAGTCCATTAAGTCCTCAGCTGTCACAAAATTAACTAGATATTTAGATTTACCAATCTCTTATTAACCTAACTGCTGTTTTGGACTATTAGGGACAATCAAttatttgaaaaacaaccctctttaGTTAACTTcagtcctccaattctggcctcttgtgcattcccaattataaCTGATCCACCATTGGTTCAGTTGCCTCGcctctaaactctggaattccctccgaaCACCTCCCTGCCTCTTTACCTCACTTTACTCCTCTTTAGGACACTTCTAATACATGGCTCTTTCATCAAACTTTTTGTCATCTCACCCAATATCTCCTCATTTCTGGTTCATTGTCATACTTTATTTTTTAATGCTCCTGTGGAGTGCCTTGTGGTTTTTCATTATGCTGAAAgtgttatataaatataagttgttgttgcccAAGCAACTGTTAGCTTATTTATGATTTATAATTATCTCTGGAGAAAAGTGACACCAACCTCTGGTTGAGCTGTTGCTGGTGCGTGATCAATCCTGACAGCAGAGGTGAAATAATCTATGCGGTGTTTATTTGAAGGTGTGAAGAATTGTTCTGCATTTCCAATATCCTCAAAGCTTGGAGCAAACATTTGAAAGTTCATTTCATTCACATTTTTCACCAAATATCTTTCCAAGTCTTTGAATGGAAAAATAATACTGTTTTGCTTCTTCTCGCTAAATTTGGACATAGCCTGGATAGAAGCTAATTTGTGACTGTTTCCACACACCAAACAGATTGAAATGGCTCTCTCTTGCACCATGTTTGCTTTTAATGCTCGTGAGAAGCACGGTAAACTTGCTCGGATTGTGAACATCCTTCCAATCTCTTGCTCTATTTATCTGCAAAATAAACCTAAAATTAAAGGGACAATAAAAAGAGGCAACATTAAACATTTTATGGCAAGATTCACAATCTGTTTTGTTACCTCAACCTCAGTACTCACCAGAAGCAGATTCTGGAAACATTCAATTTTCTTTAAGATATATTTCTCATCACTTAGAATGATAGATTCATGAAAACGTTACTGCCAGATAAAGTAAACTTGTGTACAtgatgtgtgtatgagtgtacaTCCATGCATTTCCTTCCTCCCTTTTTCTCTTAATATATGATTAAATGCTTTTAACCTGTTGTCTTTCCTGATAGGGACCGTTAAGGTTTAAGAAATCTAAACGCCCAACAATTCTCCAGCAGATTTTACGTTTTTAAACATAATCAAACTTtataatcattgtcacaagtaggcttacattaacattgcaatgaagttactgtgaaaagcccctagtcgccacattccggcgcctgttcatgtacactgagggagaattcagactgtccaattcacctaataagcacgtcttttgggacttgtgggaggaaactggaccacccagaggaaatccacgcagacatggagagaacgtgcagactccatccagacagtgacccaagccgggaatcgaacccgggtccctggtatgctgtgaggcagcagtgctaaccactgtgccgcccattattgTAAATAAAGCAAAATTAAACAATGCAAGCACTACTAACTTAACATTATTGTTCATAAGACTTATGCTATAGACATATGTTATCAACTCAGTTTTACTTTTTACTTCCCAAGGGTTTCTTTATCATATGAAATTTTGAAGGTTCATTCATGTTTTCTGGGACCAACTCAAAAAAGGTACATCACAGTCCTTTGGAATTCACAATGATTTCCATTACCTTTTGGCTAAGTGACCCTTCAGCTTTCCTTTCAAACTTTGGATTCCACAACTCAAGCATAGATCTCCCTGCAACTCTAGCACAGTGGCTTAAAACATCAGGAAACACCCTTGGTTTCCAATATTCCACTGCTATGCTTTCAAACTGTAGCCAAGCCGATTGCTTCAAGACCTCCTCCAACCACACAGCAACAACCAGGTCAACTGCCTTTCACTAAGGAGATTTCTGTAGATTTCTCTACAGTAATTGAGATTTGCTTAGAAGGCAAGACAGCAAAGACTGCATCTGAGCTTGCTATGCAGCAATTTGCTCCACTTGTTTCCCCAGCATGATGTTCACCATCAGTGCCGACAAGCATCTCTCTGATGGCACATCCCTCCTGGTCTTAGAAATCTTGTCTTTAAGCATGATCTTGATAGCTTAGTCACATGCTGGGACTTGTCACCGATAAATCCCCTCGACATCATCTGGACATTTTCACCCCTGACTTTCAGCTTAGCGATTTTTCAACTGAGGTTCCCTTGTTAGTTTAAAGGAAAGATCCAGGAGGATGATTCAGTCAAACAGGTTTACAAGCTCCAGAGTTATGGCCCGAATTTTTACCATGTCAGGTTGACTTGGCAGCCTGTTAAAAATGGTGGACGGGTCCAGATTCTGGGATTCCCAGCTGCACAATTTCCAAGAGTGCCTTTAAAGGCTGCTTCCTGTCAGAAGCCTGAATCCAGCACTCCAGGCCTGGCTGGCTCCATTACGAAGACGGATATCTCCTTCttctctgcaattttcatggagtttTGGAAAACTTCTGGTTCGTGGCCCCTTACTTATGAAATCTAGTGAGGGGTCCTTTAAAAAAGTACGTTTTTAAAGGGGACAAAGTAGGTGGTGGAAGGGCAGAGCCTGGCACAAGGGGCATGAGAGTGAGGTCTGGAGAGTCTGTGTGTTATTTTTTTCCCACTAGTACAAAGTTTTGCAGCATTGTTATTGGCCTTTTAAATAGCCCACCTGGGCACACATCCTCCCAGGTCAGATGGCCTGACTGCAGCTCACACCCGGTCCCGGCAATGAAGATCTCGCCTTGGCAGGCGCACCCACCACCCACCgtgggcaggccgagctgatccccCCCCTACCCAGCTCGAGGTTGGAAATTCAGGCCTGTGTCCTTGCCTTTAGACTGCTTATATCGGTAATCTTGTTTTGCAGGCTATTGCTATCACCAAATATCAGTTGTGGCCTCTTTTTGGTATTAATAACTCTTCCTGGTATTTCTCTACAGGCTTTTCCTAACAGATGCGCTGTCAAGAAAACCACCTGCTCACTCTCATGAGGCAGCTAATTGCCACAGCCATCTGCACATCCTTGATCCAGTTTTCTACTGAAGGATCACTTGACTTTTCCAGTCTCCCTCCCAATGCTTGCTTCCGGTTGGTAGTTAGAAAACAAGTTAAACGGGGACttctggtgatggggatgtgctgagcggacgcaggAAAGATGGTTCTTCTCTGGGAACTCAGAAAATCAGCACTTTTAGCACGTTAATAAGCCACTAAAACTGTTGAAATCCCTCCCCCATCCTCGTCCAAGACCACCACAACTACCAAGAAATGCCCAGGAATAACTCTAGGACCCGAAAGGATGGTAGAACCAGTAAAAGCCGAGAGAGCAGGAACGGGACGTGGACGAGCACATGGGACGAGTCGGACACCCGAGCAGGCTGGGTCGTCGGGGCTCCTGATTCAGGAGCTGCTAAAACATAGGAATGCCATCAAACTCGAAATGATGCCAACAGTGAAGGTGGTGGTCGCCAACGCCCTGGCCCCCCTTCAAGGTGATGCTGGAAAAGGCAGATCAATGGTTGGAGGCACAAGATGCGACAATCAGAGACCTGGAGACAGTGGCGACCAACCAGAGTGATCGGATCACCTCCTTGGAGACAGAAATAGCAAGGTTGGTGGTGATTCAAGGGACATTAAAGGGGAAGGTCAAGGACCAGGAGAACCTGTCACGCCGCCAAACCTCCACTTCGTAGGTCAGCCGGAGGGTATCGAGGGCAGGAACCTCAAGgaatatgtggcccagatgctgggtaaaCTGGTCGGGAGGGAGAACTGTCCCAAACCCCCGGAGATAGACAGAGCCCACTGGTCACTCAGGCCAAAGCTTAAAGCGGGAGAACAACCAAGGACCATCATAGCGAAATGTCATCGGTATCAGAATCGGGAGAGGATTCTAAACTGGGGAAAACACACACTGTCCTGCCAGCGAGAAGGCCACTCGATCAGAGTGTATCTGGGCATAGAAGCACCGCGCTGAATTTAATGCAGCCAAGGTGGCCCTTTACAAGAGAGGGGTACGGTTTGGAATGCTGTGGGTAACCTCCCAGGGGAAGGCATACTATTTCACCTCACCAGCCAAGGCTGGCGGGTTTGTGCACAGATCTGCCTCTTTTTCAATCTAACTTTGAGTCCCAGGAAGGGTAAGGTGCAGAGATaggtttggtgggggggagggaggtgtgtggagagagagaggatgaggatTGCTCCTGGGGTGGGCACCGCACTAGTGGGCAAGCCAACACAGGGAAGTACAGGCGAGGGCGGTGCTATGGCACAGCTCCCGATAGGGAGGGAATGCCTGgctgaaggaggggttgggggggggggaagctagaCATTTTGGGGGAAGAGAGCCGGGGACAAAAGAGGTAGAAAAACCCAAGAGGGACAAatctggggggggtaggaggagggagggaagaaggggatGTGGGTAGAATGCTGGCTacaacaggtcgcacatggcggcAGCTAAAACGCAGGGAACAACCATCTTGACGGACCCCCAAACACATGGAAGCCCTGGAATGGGGGGGATGCATCCACATGAAGTAAATGgcacggacggccatcatggataccCCTTGGACAAAAGGAAGCCCCACAGTGCAGGGGCGCATCGACAAGGTAAGCATAGTTGACCCAGCAGGAGTGGGGCGGGATAGACAGAACCCCCCCCCATCAGGATattcacctggaacatcaggggttTGAAcagtccagtgaaaagatccataGCCTTCGCCCATCTGAAAGGTCTGAGGGCTGATGTCATCTtcatccaggagacacacctgagggagaaggaccgacttcgGGGCAGATCAAGCTGGGTGGGTCAGACATGCCAATTGTGTTACGGTACGAGGGTGATTGCCATATTGCTAAACAAGAGGACAACCTTCACGGCAACAAAGATGGTTACGAACCCAGTGGGACAgtatgtcatggttagtggtgtcctggaaggggcaccagtgatcCTTGTAAACGTGTTCGCTCCCAACACAGAATTCATGAAGAAaatcatggcagaaatccccaacatagacacagactgactcATCACGAGGCGGGGGTGGACTTTAACGgtgtacaggacccatggacaAGCCAGATCCTGTCCCAAATTTGGGAAATTAACAAAAATGACAAGAGAGCTGAACGCCTTCATGGAGCAGACTACACgttttgggaggcgctgaaagcggcgATCAGGGGCAAGTATTGCATTCAAGGCATGCAGAGACAGGAAGGAAagggcggccaggcaacaactggttgaCTCCACACTGGAGATGGACCGCCGTGGAACGAGTGTTTTGAGGAAAAATATAACAAATGGAGTTTGATATGTTCTCCACcaagaaagcagtgcaccagctccgccagaAACAGGGGCCCATTTACGAGAATGGAGATAAAGCCAGCCGCCAGCTGTCtctccagctgaggaagcaggcaaccACGAAGGAAATAGCTCAGGTCAAAGACATGTGTGGCAAGCTAGTCGCATCACCTGAAGAAATCAACGAGGCCTTTGCTGTACACCTGAGCCCCTGGAGGGGGACtcaaagatgaagcagttcctcaatgGGCTGGACATGCTGGTCATAGTGGAAGATAGGAGACCGAGCCTGGAAGCCCCATCAGAACTGAGGGAAGtatcaggcggcacggtggcgcagtgattagcactgccaccACACGCCACtaagaacccgggtttgatcccagatcattgtccgtgtctgcatgggtctcccgcccacaacccaaaaatgtgcagagtagttgaattagccacactaaattgccccttaaaaatacAAAAAGAACtgagggaagtcatggagagtatcaactccatgcaggaggggaaggcgcTGGGGCCAGATtgattcccagcggacttctacaaaacaactTGCGTCAAcactggccccgcacttgcagatgttcgcagactcactagtaAGGGGCAACTGCCACCAACGCTGGCCCAAGCCTCAATATCGCGGATACAGAAAAAAGACAAAGATCCGACAGAacgcagacccatctcactcctaaacattAAAACAAAGATCCTGGCAAAGGCCGTGGCGAGGAGCTGGAGAGCTCCAGAAGTAGTTGCAGACAGACTTTGTCAAGTGTAGGCAGCTAACAGCGAACAGCAGGTGCTAGCTGCATGTAATAGTGAcctcatctggggagagaacatcagaagtgatcatctccctagacacTGAAAAGGTTTTCAACAGAGCCGAATGGAAGTATCTCCTAGAAGTACTCGAACAGTTTGGGTtcgggccagggttcacctcctgggtgaaactactatacagcgctcccatggcaagcgtacggacaaacatCACCAGCTCTAGATACTTCTGACTGcacagaggaacgaggcagggaagCCCTCTGTCCCCACTGTTTGCCCTGGCATTCGAGCCGCTGGTGATCGTCTTCAGAATGGCTAAGGtgtggagaggtatccaaaggggagacTAGAGTCTCactttatgtggatgacctgctcctctacgcctCAAACCCCCGGGCCAGCATGGAAAGAATAATGAAACTCCTAAAGTAGTTCAGAGCCTACTCAGGTTGCAAGCTTAACCTGAAGAAAGcgagatcttccctgtgaacccacaGCGGGcagggcagagggggggtggggggatgctgtTAAAACGGGTCCAAactaaattccactacctggggatccaaacagcCCACAAATGGACACAAAATCATAATGCaacctgacgagtctggtggaggaagtcaaaaaggatctgcagaggtggggtgcactcccactctcacagacgatcaaaatgaacatgctgtcCAGGTTCCACTTCACGTTCAGATCCATCCAAATCTACATCCAAGACTTTTTTCAATGCAGTTGagtttaatcatggcgtttgtgtgtgtgtgggggcgggggggggagaatcccaggATCCAAAAAAAGGTCTTACAAAGAAATGTTTGAAGCCTGGCCCTCCTGAAACaacagttctaccactgggtggcttCAGCAGTAAGAGCACGGGGATTGGTTAAGGAGCCAGGAGCGAAATGGGTGAGGATGGACGATAATTCTTGCATAGGGATTTTGCCACAGGCACTCTCccatttccccaccccccaccggccAAATACTCAAGGAGCCCAGGGGTAGAACTGCTCCGGACGTGGTATAAATTGAGGCAACATTTCGGCCTAACCAAAGTGTCAACcagggcccccatctgcaacaaccacacgtTCACTCCTGCATTAGTGAccgcctccttcaaaaggtggagacaggacaaaggGAATTTGACAGTTAGGACATGTACACGGATGGTAGAGTAGCATCCCTGGGGGAACACATGGAAACGTTCCAGCTCCCGAAAGGAAACAACCCGAGGTATAttcaggtcaaaaacttcctccacAAAGGAACAACGACGTACCCtcagataccaggacactcactGGTATAACGACTGCTGGATGCAGGCGACCTGAGGGGGGTGGTGAAGAACTGTTCAGACATGCATCAGAGACTTTTGGAAGAGGTACGCTCACCCCTGGACAAGACAAGGACAAAATGGGAGGAGAAACTagacatggagatagggggaggattcTGGATCGAAGCGCTGAACAGGGCAAAtttcacctccacatgcgcagggcgCACAGAACCCGAATAAGCAGGTTGTCTCCAGAGGTGGAGGACATATGCGAACGACGCCAGGGAgggccagccaaccacacccacatgttctggtcctgctagGTAGTGGacgtccttctttgaggccatgtccaggattGTAGTGCGAGGGGGGAGCCCAAAGGTGGCAGCCATCAGGGTaatcagatcagccagaactcCTCATAGGGTGGAGGCTGACATCctaacctttgcctccctgatcgcccaccaggaaatcctgctcggctggcaatcggcagcaccacccaatgctGCAGACAGCCTGTttgacctggtggaatttctcaggTAAAATTCACCATCCCTGGATCGGAAGGATTCCACAGGATATGGGAGCCGTTCACCGTTCCAAGACCGGTTCTTAGCCAGCAACCAATAAAGTAGGTGCGGGGGGAAAGATAGAGACATAGGACTAGCCATGGAACAGagaggagaaaggggggggaggTGAAGACACAAGTGGAATGCGAGAGTTCTCGTGGGCAAGCTAAAGCCCGAACTAAACTGTACATATAAGTGTCTGTAAATACATGTTTTGACCATGTTGAAGAATATCAAATATATAAGAAAAGTACACCCGTCAAAGGGGGGGTCACGGCCACAGTTGTTATTGGGATGATCCTCTGTTGTGAATATATGTGTTGGTTTAGAGTTGTTTTATAAATTGTCGGATGCAAAATATGAAAATTCAATGAAAAATATTTTCATAAAATAAGAAAATAAGTTTAACGAGGAGACCTCAGATACTCAATTTCGTCCCTTGAAGTCTGTGCCTTCACCAGAACCGGAGCTGCTTCGGAGCTGTGGgcagagaggagtagagcattcgtcattggggactccatagttagggggacagataggagattctgtggtaacgagagagactcgcggttggtgtgttgcctcccaggtgccagggtccgtgacgtctcggatcgtgttttcggaatccttgagggggagggggagcagccccaagtcatggtccacataggcaccaacgatataggtaggaaaagggatgaggatgtaaggcaggtattcagggagctagggtggaatcttagagctagaacaaacagttattatctctgtgttgttacccgtgccacgtgctagcaagacgaggaatagggagagagagagagcagttgaacacgtggctacagggatggtgcaggagggagggattcagatacctggataattggggctcattctggggcaggtgggacctctacaaacgggatgatctacacctgaaccagggggggaaatttgctaatgctcttcgggagggtttaaactaattcagcagggggatgggatcctgaattgtagctccagtgtacaggaggttgatagtgaggtcatgagtaaggtttcaaggtcgcaggagtgtaccggtactgagtaaaataagggcccatggtattcgaggcaaggtactaacatggattgatgattggctgtcaggcagaaagttgggataaaaggttctttttcggaatggcaaccggtgacgagtggtgtcccgcagggttcagtgttggggccacagctgttctctttatatattaacgatctagatgacgggactgggggcattctggctaggtttgccgatgatacaaagataggtggaggggcaggtagtatggaggaggtggggaggctgcagaaagatttagacagtttaggagagtggtccaagaaatggctgatgaaattcaacgtgggcaagtgcgaggtcttgcactttggaaaaaagaatagaggcatggactattttctaaacggtgacaaaattcataatgctgaagtgcaaagggacttggga contains:
- the gtpbp8 gene encoding GTP-binding protein 8 isoform X2, coding for MFTIRASLPCFSRALKANMVQERAISICLVCGNSHKLASIQAMSKFSEKKQNSIIFPFKDLERYLVKNVNEMNFQMFAPSFEDIGNAEQFFTPSNKHRIDYFTSAVRIDHAPATAQPEVCFIGRSNVGKSSLIKSLFSLVPGIEVRVSKNPGHTKKMNFFKVGKAFAVVDMPGYGYRAPSDFVEMVESYLQARQNLKRTFLLLDASIGIQEADQIAIEMCEEFGIPYVLILTKIDRPQRGNLLKIILGVQEVIEKQTSGCFPQLFLVRFCQDHWTPDLITVLLRPATKK